The Euphorbia lathyris chromosome 3, ddEupLath1.1, whole genome shotgun sequence genome contains a region encoding:
- the LOC136223978 gene encoding uncharacterized protein isoform X6, protein MEMSVRQDNNSDDIVFLEEPEPEPSPSHAPTHKSKKHRHKSSGTSTSREDILSLDPPAPTSTPAPTSTHNRKKERHKSPGTTPVRQDTNLLDPPAPEPTPTPIPTNNRKIERHKSPGTTPVRQDTCLLDPPAPEPTPTLTPTNNRKIERHKSPGTTPVRQDTCLLDTPEPEWTPTNNRKTERHKSPGTTTVRQDTRLLDPPAPEPEPTPTNNRKKERLKSPGTTPVRQDTCLLDPPAPEPAPTPAPTPTPTNNRKMERHKSPGTTPVRQDTCLLDPPAPEPTPTPAPAPAPTPTNNRKKERHKSPDPPAPEPTPTSTPKPAHNTKKQRHKSYGVGTSALHQVLMFLDPPSTTPASAVSPTPTPTTKPTHNKKKERHKSSGSTTVHQDTLDPPAPAPASEPTPTSKPTHHSKKERHKSCGTTTPDQDTCFSDPPQATPTPTQKPTHSTKKERHKSSAENISYRAAAHLLPFFDFSPSACEVSPAKGTTTQHQDTLLLDPPAAEPTPAPEPTQKPTHSSKKERHKSSGTTILHRDTSFPDPRAPALEQEPTPTHSSKKEQHKSCGTTILHRDTSFPDPRAPALEPEPTPTHSSKKEPHKSCGTTTLHQDTMSLDQPAPEPTPKPTHNSKKERHKSSGTTILHRDSSFPDPRAPALEPEPTPTHNSRKEGHKSCGTTTPHQDSFFPDPRAPVLEPEPTPTHSSKKEPHKSCGTTALHQDTFFPDPRAPLLEPEPTPTHSSKKEPHSSKKERNKSSGTATLHQDPVAPTPTPAQTQTPTPTPKPTHNNSKKEHHKSSGTSTPHEDSLFLDSSAPTPEPVPEPEPEPEPEPEPAPGPGPGPGAETEPEPKPEAKPEPELEPAPAQAPNHISPGTTTCLQDILYLDPPSPSQSQSSSRSPSPTPTTHNSKKERLKGPMKKLEKLLIQSCNKVCADCGSPDPKWVSLNCGVFICIKCSGVHRSLGVHISKVLSVNLDDWAEEQVAAFLELGGNNAANRKYEACLPNDCKKPKSDASIDERLEFIRRKYDQLEFLNSNDQMICAYRPSRNSSCSGSSTDKRHYEKQPTTRHRIGHAFRNSWGRKDAEMKAVKKNSSIMVGMVEFIGLIKVNVVKGTNLAVRDVVTSDPYVILALGHQSVRTRVIKNNLNPVWNERLMLSIPEHIPPLKVLVYDKDTFSTDDFMGEAEIDIQPLVKAAKAYETSNINETMQLGKWVASKDNTLVKDGVITLVDGNVKQEISLRLQNVERGVLEIELECVPLTQ, encoded by the exons gTACTACCCCGGTCCGCCAAGATACTTGTTTATTAGACCCACCAGCACCAGAACCAACACCAACACTAACACCAACTAATAATAGAAAGATTGAACGGCATAAATCTCCTG gTACTACCCCGGTCCGCCAAGATACTTGTTTATTAGACACACCAGAACCAGAATGGACACCAACTAATAATAGAAAGACGGAACGTCATAAATCTCCTG GTACTACCACGGTCCGCCAAGATACTCGTTTATTAGACCCACCAGCACCAGAACCAGAACCAACACCAACTAATAATAGAAAGAAGGAACGACTTAAATCTCCTG gTACTACCCCGGTCCGCCAAGATACTTGTTTATTAGACCCACCAGCACCAGAACCAGCACCAACACCAGCACCAACACCAACACCGACTAATAATAGAAAGATGGAACGACATAAATCTCCTG gtACTACCCCGGTCCGCCAAGATACTTGTTTATTAGACCCACCAGCACCAGAACCAACACCAACACCAGCACCAGCACCAGCACCAACACCAACTAATAATAGAAAGAAGGAACGACATAAATCTCCTG aCCCACCAGCACCAGAACCGACACCGACATCAACACCAAAACCAGCTCATAATACCAAGAAGCAACGGCATAAATCTTATGGTGTTGGTACTTCGGCTCTCCACCAAGTTCTTATGTTCTTAGACCCACCATCAACTACACCAGCATCAGCAGTATCTCCAACACCGACACCGACCACAAAACCAACTCATAATAAGAAGAAGGAACGACATAAATCTTCTG gTAGTACTACTGTCCACCAAGATACTTTAGACCCACCAGCACCAGCACCAGCATCAGAACCAACACCAACATCAAAACCAACTCATCATAGCAAGAAGGAACGACATAAATCTTGTG GTACTACTACTCCCGACCAAGATACTTGTTTCTCGGACCCACCGCAAGCAACACCAACACCAACACAAAAACCAACTCATAGTACCAAGAAGGAACGACATAAATCGTCTG CAGAAAACATCTCATATAGGGCTGctgctcatcttcttcctttcttcgaCTTCAGTCCTTCAGCCTGCGAAGTTTCTCCAGCTAAAG GTACTACTACTCAACACCAAGATACTTTGTTGTTAGACCCACCAGCAGCAGAACCAACACCAGCACCAGAACCAACACAAAAACCAACTCATAGTAGCAAGAAGGAACGTCATAAATCATCTG GTACCACTATTCTCCACCGAGATACTTCCTTCCCTGACCCACGAGCACCGGCACTAGAACAAGAACCAACACCAACTCATAGTAGCAAGAAGGAACAGCATAAATCTTGTG GTACTACTATTCTCCACCGAGATACTTCCTTCCCTGACCCACGAGCACCAGCACTAGAACCAGAACCAACACCAACTCATAGTAGCAAGAAGGAACCGCATAAATCTTGTG gTACTACTACTCTCCACCAAGATACTATGTCCTTAGACCAACCAGCACCTGAACCAACACCAAAACCAACTCATAATAGTAAGAAGGAACGTCATAAATCTTCTG gTACTACTATTCTCCACCGAGATTCTTCCTTCCCTGACCCACGAGCACCAGCACTAGAACCAGAACCAACACCAACTCATAATAGCAGGAAGGAAGGGCATAAATCTTGTG gTACTACTACTCCCCACCAAGATAGTTTCTTCCCTGACCCACGAGCACCGGTACTAGAACCAGAACCAACACCAACTCATAGTAGCAAGAAGGAACCACATAAATCTTGTG gTACTACTGCTCTCCACCAAGATACTTTCTTCCCTGACCCACGAGCACCATTACTGGAACCAGAACCAACACCAACTCATAGTAGCAAGAAGGAACCACATAGTAGCAAGAAGGAACGAAATAAATCTTCTG gTACTGCTACCCTCCACCAAGACCCTGTAGCACCTACACCAACACCGGCACAAACACAAACACCAACACCAACACCAAAACCAACTCATAATAATAGTAAGAAGGAGCATCATAAATCTTCTG gTACTTCTACTCCCCACGAAGATAGTTTGTTCTTAGACTCATCAGCACCGACACCAGAACCAGTACCTGAACCTGAACCTGAACCTGAACCTGAACCTGAACCTGCACCTGGACCTGGACCTGGACCTGGAGCTGAAACTGAACCTGAACCTAAACCTGAAGCAAAACCAGAACCAGAACTTGAACCAGCACCAGCACAAGCACCAAATCATATATCTCCTG GTACTACTACTTGCCTCCAAGATATTTTGTACTTAGACCCGCCATCACCATCACAATCACAATCGTCATCACGATCACCATCACCAACACCAACAACACATAATAGCAAGAAGGAACGACTTAAAG GTCCAATGAAGAAACTGGAGAAACTGCTGATCCAATCCTGCAATAAGGTGTGTGCTGATTGTGGATCGCCAGACCCGAAATGGGT GTCCTTGAATTGTGGAGTGTTTATTTGTATCAAGTGTTCTGGTGTTCATAGAAGCCTCGGTGTACATATATCGAAG GTTCTTTCTGTCAACCTAGATGATTGGGCCGAAGAACAGGTGGCGGCTTTCCTCGAATTGGGTGGAAATAATGCAGCAAACAGGAAATATGAAGCTTGCCTTCCAAATGATTGCAAAAAACCAAAATCGGATGCCTCTATAGACGAGCGCTTGGAATTTATTAG GAGAAAATATGATCAGCTCGAGTTTTTGAACTCGAATGACCAAATGATCTGTGCTTATCGGCCAAGCAGAAACTCATCATGTTCTGGTTCTTCCACTGATAAGAGACATTACGAGAAGCAGCCAACAACACGACATCGTATTGGACACGCGTTTCGCAATAGTTGGGGTCGAAAAGACGCCGAGATGAAGGCCGTGAAAAAGAACAGCAGCATAATG GTCGGTATGGTTGAATTTATCGGATTAATCAAGGTTAATGTTGTCAAAGGAACTAATTTAGCTGTTCGAGATGTCGTTACTAGCGATCCCTATGTTATCCTTGCATTGGGACACCAA TCGGTTAGAACCCGCGTCATAAAGAACAACCTGAATCCGGTCTGGAACGAAAGATTAATGTTGTCTATCCCGGAACATATTCCTCCTTTAAAAGTG CTTGTTTACGACAAGGATACATTCTCGACCGATGACTTCATGGGTGAGGCCGAGATTGACATCCAACCTCTAGTAAAAGCTGCAAAAGCCTACGAAACATCGAACATCAACGAGACAATGCAACTCGGAAAGTGGGTGGCGAGCAAGGACAACACTCTGGTGAAAGATGGTGTGATTACCTTAGTAGATGGGAATGTAAAACAAGAAATAAGCCTCCGGCTACAGAATGTAGAGAGGGGTGTGTTAGAAATCGAACTCGAATGCGTTCCTCTGACGCAATAA
- the LOC136223978 gene encoding uncharacterized protein isoform X8 — protein MEMSVRQDNNSDDIVFLEEPEPEPSPSHAPTHKSKKHRHKSSGTSTSREDILSLDPPAPTSTPAPTSTHNRKKERHKSPGTTPVRQDTNLLDPPAPEPTPTPIPTNNRKIERHKSPGTTPVRQDTCLLDPPAPEPTPTLTPTNNRKIERHKSPGTTPVRQDTCLLDTPEPEWTPTNNRKTERHKSPGTTTVRQDTRLLDPPAPEPEPTPTNNRKKERLKSPGTTPVRQDTCLLDPPAPEPAPTPAPTPTPTNNRKMERHKSPGTTPVRQDTCLLDPPAPEPTPTPAPAPAPTPTNNRKKERHKSPDPPAPEPTPTSTPKPAHNTKKQRHKSYGVGTSALHQVLMFLDPPSTTPASAVSPTPTPTTKPTHNKKKERHKSSGSTTVHQDTLDPPAPAPASEPTPTSKPTHHSKKERHKSCGTTTPDQDTCFSDPPQATPTPTQKPTHSTKKERHKSSAENISYRAAAHLLPFFDFSPSACEVSPAKGTTTQHQDTLLLDPPAAEPTPAPEPTQKPTHSSKKERHKSSGTTILHRDTSFPDPRAPALEQEPTPTHSSKKEQHKSCGTTTLHQDTMILDQQAPEPTPKPSHNSKKERHKSSGTTTLHQDTMSLDQPAPEPTPKPTHNSKKERHKSSGTTILHRDSSFPDPRAPALEPEPTPTHNSRKEGHKSCGTTTPHQDSFFPDPRAPVLEPEPTPTHSSKKEPHKSCGTTALHQDTFFPDPRAPLLEPEPTPTHSSKKEPHSSKKERNKSSGTATLHQDPVAPTPTPAQTQTPTPTPKPTHNNSKKEHHKSSGTSTPHEDSLFLDSSAPTPEPVPEPEPEPEPEPEPAPGPGPGPGAETEPEPKPEAKPEPELEPAPAQAPNHISPGTTTCLQDILYLDPPSPSQSQSSSRSPSPTPTTHNSKKERLKGPMKKLEKLLIQSCNKVCADCGSPDPKWVSLNCGVFICIKCSGVHRSLGVHISKVLSVNLDDWAEEQVAAFLELGGNNAANRKYEACLPNDCKKPKSDASIDERLEFIRRKYDQLEFLNSNDQMICAYRPSRNSSCSGSSTDKRHYEKQPTTRHRIGHAFRNSWGRKDAEMKAVKKNSSIMVGMVEFIGLIKVNVVKGTNLAVRDVVTSDPYVILALGHQSVRTRVIKNNLNPVWNERLMLSIPEHIPPLKVLVYDKDTFSTDDFMGEAEIDIQPLVKAAKAYETSNINETMQLGKWVASKDNTLVKDGVITLVDGNVKQEISLRLQNVERGVLEIELECVPLTQ, from the exons gTACTACCCCGGTCCGCCAAGATACTTGTTTATTAGACCCACCAGCACCAGAACCAACACCAACACTAACACCAACTAATAATAGAAAGATTGAACGGCATAAATCTCCTG gTACTACCCCGGTCCGCCAAGATACTTGTTTATTAGACACACCAGAACCAGAATGGACACCAACTAATAATAGAAAGACGGAACGTCATAAATCTCCTG GTACTACCACGGTCCGCCAAGATACTCGTTTATTAGACCCACCAGCACCAGAACCAGAACCAACACCAACTAATAATAGAAAGAAGGAACGACTTAAATCTCCTG gTACTACCCCGGTCCGCCAAGATACTTGTTTATTAGACCCACCAGCACCAGAACCAGCACCAACACCAGCACCAACACCAACACCGACTAATAATAGAAAGATGGAACGACATAAATCTCCTG gtACTACCCCGGTCCGCCAAGATACTTGTTTATTAGACCCACCAGCACCAGAACCAACACCAACACCAGCACCAGCACCAGCACCAACACCAACTAATAATAGAAAGAAGGAACGACATAAATCTCCTG aCCCACCAGCACCAGAACCGACACCGACATCAACACCAAAACCAGCTCATAATACCAAGAAGCAACGGCATAAATCTTATGGTGTTGGTACTTCGGCTCTCCACCAAGTTCTTATGTTCTTAGACCCACCATCAACTACACCAGCATCAGCAGTATCTCCAACACCGACACCGACCACAAAACCAACTCATAATAAGAAGAAGGAACGACATAAATCTTCTG gTAGTACTACTGTCCACCAAGATACTTTAGACCCACCAGCACCAGCACCAGCATCAGAACCAACACCAACATCAAAACCAACTCATCATAGCAAGAAGGAACGACATAAATCTTGTG GTACTACTACTCCCGACCAAGATACTTGTTTCTCGGACCCACCGCAAGCAACACCAACACCAACACAAAAACCAACTCATAGTACCAAGAAGGAACGACATAAATCGTCTG CAGAAAACATCTCATATAGGGCTGctgctcatcttcttcctttcttcgaCTTCAGTCCTTCAGCCTGCGAAGTTTCTCCAGCTAAAG GTACTACTACTCAACACCAAGATACTTTGTTGTTAGACCCACCAGCAGCAGAACCAACACCAGCACCAGAACCAACACAAAAACCAACTCATAGTAGCAAGAAGGAACGTCATAAATCATCTG GTACCACTATTCTCCACCGAGATACTTCCTTCCCTGACCCACGAGCACCGGCACTAGAACAAGAACCAACACCAACTCATAGTAGCAAGAAGGAACAGCATAAATCTTGTG gTACTACTACTCTACACCAAGATACTATGATCTTAGACCAGCAAGCACCTGAACCAACACCAAAACCATCTCATAATAGCAAGAAGGAACGTCATAAATCTTCTG gTACTACTACTCTCCACCAAGATACTATGTCCTTAGACCAACCAGCACCTGAACCAACACCAAAACCAACTCATAATAGTAAGAAGGAACGTCATAAATCTTCTG gTACTACTATTCTCCACCGAGATTCTTCCTTCCCTGACCCACGAGCACCAGCACTAGAACCAGAACCAACACCAACTCATAATAGCAGGAAGGAAGGGCATAAATCTTGTG gTACTACTACTCCCCACCAAGATAGTTTCTTCCCTGACCCACGAGCACCGGTACTAGAACCAGAACCAACACCAACTCATAGTAGCAAGAAGGAACCACATAAATCTTGTG gTACTACTGCTCTCCACCAAGATACTTTCTTCCCTGACCCACGAGCACCATTACTGGAACCAGAACCAACACCAACTCATAGTAGCAAGAAGGAACCACATAGTAGCAAGAAGGAACGAAATAAATCTTCTG gTACTGCTACCCTCCACCAAGACCCTGTAGCACCTACACCAACACCGGCACAAACACAAACACCAACACCAACACCAAAACCAACTCATAATAATAGTAAGAAGGAGCATCATAAATCTTCTG gTACTTCTACTCCCCACGAAGATAGTTTGTTCTTAGACTCATCAGCACCGACACCAGAACCAGTACCTGAACCTGAACCTGAACCTGAACCTGAACCTGAACCTGCACCTGGACCTGGACCTGGACCTGGAGCTGAAACTGAACCTGAACCTAAACCTGAAGCAAAACCAGAACCAGAACTTGAACCAGCACCAGCACAAGCACCAAATCATATATCTCCTG GTACTACTACTTGCCTCCAAGATATTTTGTACTTAGACCCGCCATCACCATCACAATCACAATCGTCATCACGATCACCATCACCAACACCAACAACACATAATAGCAAGAAGGAACGACTTAAAG GTCCAATGAAGAAACTGGAGAAACTGCTGATCCAATCCTGCAATAAGGTGTGTGCTGATTGTGGATCGCCAGACCCGAAATGGGT GTCCTTGAATTGTGGAGTGTTTATTTGTATCAAGTGTTCTGGTGTTCATAGAAGCCTCGGTGTACATATATCGAAG GTTCTTTCTGTCAACCTAGATGATTGGGCCGAAGAACAGGTGGCGGCTTTCCTCGAATTGGGTGGAAATAATGCAGCAAACAGGAAATATGAAGCTTGCCTTCCAAATGATTGCAAAAAACCAAAATCGGATGCCTCTATAGACGAGCGCTTGGAATTTATTAG GAGAAAATATGATCAGCTCGAGTTTTTGAACTCGAATGACCAAATGATCTGTGCTTATCGGCCAAGCAGAAACTCATCATGTTCTGGTTCTTCCACTGATAAGAGACATTACGAGAAGCAGCCAACAACACGACATCGTATTGGACACGCGTTTCGCAATAGTTGGGGTCGAAAAGACGCCGAGATGAAGGCCGTGAAAAAGAACAGCAGCATAATG GTCGGTATGGTTGAATTTATCGGATTAATCAAGGTTAATGTTGTCAAAGGAACTAATTTAGCTGTTCGAGATGTCGTTACTAGCGATCCCTATGTTATCCTTGCATTGGGACACCAA TCGGTTAGAACCCGCGTCATAAAGAACAACCTGAATCCGGTCTGGAACGAAAGATTAATGTTGTCTATCCCGGAACATATTCCTCCTTTAAAAGTG CTTGTTTACGACAAGGATACATTCTCGACCGATGACTTCATGGGTGAGGCCGAGATTGACATCCAACCTCTAGTAAAAGCTGCAAAAGCCTACGAAACATCGAACATCAACGAGACAATGCAACTCGGAAAGTGGGTGGCGAGCAAGGACAACACTCTGGTGAAAGATGGTGTGATTACCTTAGTAGATGGGAATGTAAAACAAGAAATAAGCCTCCGGCTACAGAATGTAGAGAGGGGTGTGTTAGAAATCGAACTCGAATGCGTTCCTCTGACGCAATAA
- the LOC136223978 gene encoding uncharacterized protein isoform X13, with the protein MEMSVRQDNNSDDIVFLEEPEPEPSPSHAPTHKSKKHRHKSSGTSTSREDILSLDPPAPTSTPAPTSTHNRKKERHKSPGTTPVRQDTNLLDPPAPEPTPTPIPTNNRKIERHKSPGTTPVRQDTCLLDPPAPEPTPTLTPTNNRKIERHKSPGTTPVRQDTCLLDTPEPEWTPTNNRKTERHKSPGTTTVRQDTRLLDPPAPEPEPTPTNNRKKERLKSPGTTPVRQDTCLLDPPAPEPAPTPAPTPTPTNNRKMERHKSPGTTPVRQDTCLLDPPAPEPTPTPAPAPAPTPTNNRKKERHKSPDPPAPEPTPTSTPKPAHNTKKQRHKSYGVGTSALHQVLMFLDPPSTTPASAVSPTPTPTTKPTHNKKKERHKSSGSTTVHQDTLDPPAPAPASEPTPTSKPTHHSKKERHKSCGTTTPDQDTCFSDPPQATPTPTQKPTHSTKKERHKSSAENISYRAAAHLLPFFDFSPSACEVSPAKGTTTQHQDTLLLDPPAAEPTPAPEPTQKPTHSSKKERHKSSGTTILHRDTSFPDPRAPALEQEPTPTHSSKKEQHKSCGTTTLHQDTMILDQQAPEPTPKPSHNSKKERHKSSGTTILHRDTSFPDPRAPALEPEPTPTHSSKKEPHKSCGTTTPHQDSFFPDPRAPVLEPEPTPTHSSKKEPHKSCGTTALHQDTFFPDPRAPLLEPEPTPTHSSKKEPHSSKKERNKSSGTATLHQDPVAPTPTPAQTQTPTPTPKPTHNNSKKEHHKSSGTSTPHEDSLFLDSSAPTPEPVPEPEPEPEPEPEPAPGPGPGPGAETEPEPKPEAKPEPELEPAPAQAPNHISPGTTTCLQDILYLDPPSPSQSQSSSRSPSPTPTTHNSKKERLKGPMKKLEKLLIQSCNKVCADCGSPDPKWVSLNCGVFICIKCSGVHRSLGVHISKVLSVNLDDWAEEQVAAFLELGGNNAANRKYEACLPNDCKKPKSDASIDERLEFIRRKYDQLEFLNSNDQMICAYRPSRNSSCSGSSTDKRHYEKQPTTRHRIGHAFRNSWGRKDAEMKAVKKNSSIMVGMVEFIGLIKVNVVKGTNLAVRDVVTSDPYVILALGHQSVRTRVIKNNLNPVWNERLMLSIPEHIPPLKVLVYDKDTFSTDDFMGEAEIDIQPLVKAAKAYETSNINETMQLGKWVASKDNTLVKDGVITLVDGNVKQEISLRLQNVERGVLEIELECVPLTQ; encoded by the exons gTACTACCCCGGTCCGCCAAGATACTTGTTTATTAGACCCACCAGCACCAGAACCAACACCAACACTAACACCAACTAATAATAGAAAGATTGAACGGCATAAATCTCCTG gTACTACCCCGGTCCGCCAAGATACTTGTTTATTAGACACACCAGAACCAGAATGGACACCAACTAATAATAGAAAGACGGAACGTCATAAATCTCCTG GTACTACCACGGTCCGCCAAGATACTCGTTTATTAGACCCACCAGCACCAGAACCAGAACCAACACCAACTAATAATAGAAAGAAGGAACGACTTAAATCTCCTG gTACTACCCCGGTCCGCCAAGATACTTGTTTATTAGACCCACCAGCACCAGAACCAGCACCAACACCAGCACCAACACCAACACCGACTAATAATAGAAAGATGGAACGACATAAATCTCCTG gtACTACCCCGGTCCGCCAAGATACTTGTTTATTAGACCCACCAGCACCAGAACCAACACCAACACCAGCACCAGCACCAGCACCAACACCAACTAATAATAGAAAGAAGGAACGACATAAATCTCCTG aCCCACCAGCACCAGAACCGACACCGACATCAACACCAAAACCAGCTCATAATACCAAGAAGCAACGGCATAAATCTTATGGTGTTGGTACTTCGGCTCTCCACCAAGTTCTTATGTTCTTAGACCCACCATCAACTACACCAGCATCAGCAGTATCTCCAACACCGACACCGACCACAAAACCAACTCATAATAAGAAGAAGGAACGACATAAATCTTCTG gTAGTACTACTGTCCACCAAGATACTTTAGACCCACCAGCACCAGCACCAGCATCAGAACCAACACCAACATCAAAACCAACTCATCATAGCAAGAAGGAACGACATAAATCTTGTG GTACTACTACTCCCGACCAAGATACTTGTTTCTCGGACCCACCGCAAGCAACACCAACACCAACACAAAAACCAACTCATAGTACCAAGAAGGAACGACATAAATCGTCTG CAGAAAACATCTCATATAGGGCTGctgctcatcttcttcctttcttcgaCTTCAGTCCTTCAGCCTGCGAAGTTTCTCCAGCTAAAG GTACTACTACTCAACACCAAGATACTTTGTTGTTAGACCCACCAGCAGCAGAACCAACACCAGCACCAGAACCAACACAAAAACCAACTCATAGTAGCAAGAAGGAACGTCATAAATCATCTG GTACCACTATTCTCCACCGAGATACTTCCTTCCCTGACCCACGAGCACCGGCACTAGAACAAGAACCAACACCAACTCATAGTAGCAAGAAGGAACAGCATAAATCTTGTG gTACTACTACTCTACACCAAGATACTATGATCTTAGACCAGCAAGCACCTGAACCAACACCAAAACCATCTCATAATAGCAAGAAGGAACGTCATAAATCTTCTG GTACTACTATTCTCCACCGAGATACTTCCTTCCCTGACCCACGAGCACCAGCACTAGAACCAGAACCAACACCAACTCATAGTAGCAAGAAGGAACCGCATAAATCTTGTG gTACTACTACTCCCCACCAAGATAGTTTCTTCCCTGACCCACGAGCACCGGTACTAGAACCAGAACCAACACCAACTCATAGTAGCAAGAAGGAACCACATAAATCTTGTG gTACTACTGCTCTCCACCAAGATACTTTCTTCCCTGACCCACGAGCACCATTACTGGAACCAGAACCAACACCAACTCATAGTAGCAAGAAGGAACCACATAGTAGCAAGAAGGAACGAAATAAATCTTCTG gTACTGCTACCCTCCACCAAGACCCTGTAGCACCTACACCAACACCGGCACAAACACAAACACCAACACCAACACCAAAACCAACTCATAATAATAGTAAGAAGGAGCATCATAAATCTTCTG gTACTTCTACTCCCCACGAAGATAGTTTGTTCTTAGACTCATCAGCACCGACACCAGAACCAGTACCTGAACCTGAACCTGAACCTGAACCTGAACCTGAACCTGCACCTGGACCTGGACCTGGACCTGGAGCTGAAACTGAACCTGAACCTAAACCTGAAGCAAAACCAGAACCAGAACTTGAACCAGCACCAGCACAAGCACCAAATCATATATCTCCTG GTACTACTACTTGCCTCCAAGATATTTTGTACTTAGACCCGCCATCACCATCACAATCACAATCGTCATCACGATCACCATCACCAACACCAACAACACATAATAGCAAGAAGGAACGACTTAAAG GTCCAATGAAGAAACTGGAGAAACTGCTGATCCAATCCTGCAATAAGGTGTGTGCTGATTGTGGATCGCCAGACCCGAAATGGGT GTCCTTGAATTGTGGAGTGTTTATTTGTATCAAGTGTTCTGGTGTTCATAGAAGCCTCGGTGTACATATATCGAAG GTTCTTTCTGTCAACCTAGATGATTGGGCCGAAGAACAGGTGGCGGCTTTCCTCGAATTGGGTGGAAATAATGCAGCAAACAGGAAATATGAAGCTTGCCTTCCAAATGATTGCAAAAAACCAAAATCGGATGCCTCTATAGACGAGCGCTTGGAATTTATTAG GAGAAAATATGATCAGCTCGAGTTTTTGAACTCGAATGACCAAATGATCTGTGCTTATCGGCCAAGCAGAAACTCATCATGTTCTGGTTCTTCCACTGATAAGAGACATTACGAGAAGCAGCCAACAACACGACATCGTATTGGACACGCGTTTCGCAATAGTTGGGGTCGAAAAGACGCCGAGATGAAGGCCGTGAAAAAGAACAGCAGCATAATG GTCGGTATGGTTGAATTTATCGGATTAATCAAGGTTAATGTTGTCAAAGGAACTAATTTAGCTGTTCGAGATGTCGTTACTAGCGATCCCTATGTTATCCTTGCATTGGGACACCAA TCGGTTAGAACCCGCGTCATAAAGAACAACCTGAATCCGGTCTGGAACGAAAGATTAATGTTGTCTATCCCGGAACATATTCCTCCTTTAAAAGTG CTTGTTTACGACAAGGATACATTCTCGACCGATGACTTCATGGGTGAGGCCGAGATTGACATCCAACCTCTAGTAAAAGCTGCAAAAGCCTACGAAACATCGAACATCAACGAGACAATGCAACTCGGAAAGTGGGTGGCGAGCAAGGACAACACTCTGGTGAAAGATGGTGTGATTACCTTAGTAGATGGGAATGTAAAACAAGAAATAAGCCTCCGGCTACAGAATGTAGAGAGGGGTGTGTTAGAAATCGAACTCGAATGCGTTCCTCTGACGCAATAA